In Eriocheir sinensis breed Jianghai 21 chromosome 10, ASM2467909v1, whole genome shotgun sequence, the following proteins share a genomic window:
- the LOC126996336 gene encoding adenylyl cyclase-associated protein 1-like, which translates to MNNLKTAPPNCGIPPPPPPGIPPPPPPMAMLEPKAVAADDGRSALFASINKGADITSSLKKVTDDMKTHKNPNLREGPKPFVKQSSPGARASPSRDPFSGTPRKALQGKKWFVEYQKDQKIEIDGRMDQSVYIFRCMNTVVQIKGKI; encoded by the exons ATGAACAACCTCAAGACAGCCCCCCCCAACTGTGGcatccctcccccaccaccac CTggcatccctccccctcctcccccaatgGCGATGCTGGAGCCCAAGGCCGTGGCAGCGGACGACGGCCGCTCCGCACTCTTTGCCTCCATCAACAAAGGGGCTGACATAACCTCGAGTCTCAAGAAG GTGACCGATGATATGAAGACTCACAAAAACCCCAATCTTCGTGAGGGTCCCAAACCCTTCGTCAAACAGTCTAGTCCTGGCGCCCGTGCCTCTCCCTCCCGAGACCCCTTCTCTGGCACCCCCAGGAAGGCCCTTCAAGGCAAGAAGTGGTTTGTTGAGTACCAGAAGGACCAGAAGATAGAGATTGATGGCAGGATGGACCAGAGTGTGTACATCTTCAGGTGCATGAACACTGTAGTTCAAATTAAG gGTAAGATA